A single Brassica rapa cultivar Chiifu-401-42 chromosome A04, CAAS_Brap_v3.01, whole genome shotgun sequence DNA region contains:
- the LOC103863930 gene encoding polygalacturonase QRT2 has translation MDFFMLLTYLFSLFHNNQTGPSHSSPDVNSKIFNVFDYGAIGNGYADDTKAFMDAWEDTCNCIGSKSTMEIPQGRTFLLQPVGFHGPCKSKKIVFSISGNLTAPYAPYQWKCNEDYCHQWIEFAHINGLYIDGPGTIDGQGPKWWSLNCKKYEQACHRRPRGMVISHSSNVHISNIVVKDSPNFQMSLEDSKWIFVKQLTITADGDSPNTDGIHIQRCLNVFVHNSNIHTGDDCISIGDGSKYVNISGISCGPGHGISIGSLGRNGSKETVENVIVRDCIFRKTDNGVRIKTWQGGRGLVRNILFERIKLHGVTRPIIIDQFYCPHSQCNNHTDAVEIKNIMYKHIHGTAVKKPFVELLCSKSVPCRDIYMNDIDILDQEEGKGKKYHKRSSHPPAECINVRGESNGAIKPKLACLDSERH, from the exons ATGGATTTTTTTATGCTCTTAACATATCTTTTTTCTCTCTTCCACAATAATCAAACAGGTCCTTCTCATTCTTCTCCTGATGTTAACAGtaaaattttcaatgtttttGATTATGGAGCAATAGGAAATGGATATGCCGACGATACTAAG GCATTCATGGATGCATGGGAAGACACATGCAATTGCATTGGATCTAAATCAACCATGGAGATTCCTCAAGGAAGAACATTTCTTCTTCAGCCAGTTGGGTTTCATGGTCCTTGTAAATCCAAGAAAATCGTTTTTTCG ATCAGTGGAAACCTAACTGCTCCTTATGCTCCATATCAATGGAAATGCAATGAAGATTACTGTCATCAGTGGATCGAATTTGCACATATTAATGGACTTTATATCGATGGTCCTGGTACGATTGATGGCCAAGGGCCAAAATGGTGGTCGCTAAATTGCAAAAAGTATGAACAA GCATGCCACAGAAGACCACGG GGTATGGTTATATCACATTCGAGTAATGTGCATATAAGTAACATTGTGGTTAAAGACAGTCCAAATTTTCAAATGTCATTGGAAGATTCGAAATGGATTTTCGTTAAGCAACTCACCATAACCGCCGATGGTGATAGCCCTAATACTGATGGCATTCACATTCAACGTTGTCTGAATGTCTTCGTACACAATAGTAACATTCATACAG GTGATGATTGTATATCTATTGGTGATGGTTCAAAGTACGTTAATATATCAGGAATCTCGTGTGGTCCGGGTCATGGGATAAG CATCGGAAGCTTAGGTCGAAATGGTTCTAAAGAAACAGTGGAAAACGTTATCGTTCGAGACTGTATCTTCAGGAAAACAGATAATGGAGTTAGAATCAAGACATGGCAG ggAGGAAGAGGACTAGTTCGAAACATTTTATTTGAACGTATAAAGCTACATGGTGTAACCCGACCTATCATCATCGATCAGTTTTACTGTCCTCACTCGCAATGCAATAACCAT ACTGATGCTGTGGAGATCAAGAATATAATGTACAAGCACATACATGGAACAGCAGTGAAGAAACCGTTTGTGGAACTACTATGCAGCAAATCAGTTCCATGCAGAGATATATACATGAACGATATAGACATTCTTGACCAAGAGGaaggaaaaggaaagaaatATCACAAACGATCGTCACATCCTCCTGCTGAATGCATCAATGTTAGAGGAGAGTCTAATGGTGCGATAAAGCCTAAGCTAGCTTGTTTAGATTCCGAAAGACATTGA
- the LOC103863928 gene encoding uncharacterized protein LOC103863928, with product MQADRSSSTVRLIRFWESRNLRRNGDLKGVVMILLNSQLKSSHSFMATLLKSYTETSRPLRSCSTRLWFSKELSKGETSYGIRSVMGTIGYEALKLGCSQILEK from the exons ATGCAGGCTGACCGCTCCTCCTCCACTGTTCGGTTGATCCGTTTCTGGGAGTCCAGGAATCTCCGCCGTAATGGAGACCTCAAGGGAGTGGTTATGATCCTGCTGAATTCTCAG CTAAAGAGCTCGCATTCCTTCATGGCAACACTGTTAAAGTCATATACCGAGACATCAAGGCCTCTAAGATCTTGCTCGACCCG ACTTTGGTTTAGCAAGGAACTGTCCAAGGGAGAAACAAGCTATGGTATTAGAAGTGTCATGGGTACAATTGGCTATGAAGCTCTCAA ATTGGGATGCTCGCAGATTCTCGAAAAATAA
- the LOC103864170 gene encoding heat shock factor protein HSF8, which yields MVRKLSTSSFYIQLYQIIEDRSSDQIISWSKSNNNSFVVWDLKKLRSDILSKYSSVLGRNLTEFIAKLRSHGFKTVAKGPGELEFSHDDFSRSPVMKKMMAKALSERIERFDAQIKALKCRLKAKKASLKVETLFQNLSI from the coding sequence ATGGTTCGCAAACTCTCAACGTCTTCGTTCTACATCCAGTTATATCAGATCATCGAGGATCGCTCGTCGGATCAGATCATCTCGTGGAGCAAAAGCAACAACAACAGTTTCGTCGTGTGGGACTTGAAAAAGCTCCGCAGCGACATTCTTTCCAAATACTCCTCTGTATTGGGCAGAAACTTAACAGAGTTTATCGCAAAGCTTCGCTCTCATGGCTTCAAAACAGTCGCCAAGGGCCCTGGGGAGTTGGAATTCTCACACGATGATTTCTCGAGAAGCCctgtgatgaagaagatgatggccAAAGCCTTGTCGGAGAGGATTGAGAGGTTCGATGCTCAAATCAAAGCCTTGAAGTGTCGACTCAAAGCTAAGAAAGCTTCCCTCAAAGTTGAGACTCTCTTTCAAAACCTCAGTATCTGA
- the LOC103863926 gene encoding plant cysteine oxidase 2 encodes MGAGTVVRDRVRKDLSEISNKTTKPIVSASPEIRSNSRKKIQRRSKKAVISPVQKLFETCKKVFANGKSGAVPSQEHINMLRAVLDEIKAEDVDVSSKMPCFRSKSNGRPPVTYLHIYKCHSFSMGIFCLPPSGVIPLHNHPEMTVFSKLLFGTMHIKSYDWVADSPQPSSDTRLAKVKVDSDFTAPCDTSILYPADGGNMHCFTAKTACAVLDVLGPPYSDPAGRHCTYYFDHPFSSFSVDGVEVGEEEKHKYEWLKEREEEPEDLTVTAMMYSGPIIKE; translated from the exons ATGGGAGCTGGTACAGTTGTGAGAGATCGAGTACGGAAAGATCTCTCTGAGATTTCCAACAAAACGACGAAACCCATCGTTTCTGCCTCTCCGGAGATTCGTTCAAACTCACGGAAGAAGATCCAACGGCGGAGCAAGAAAGCTGTGATCTCTCCGGTGCAGAAGCTCTTCGAAACTTGCAAGAAAGTATTCGCTAATGGCAAATCCGGAGCCGTCCCGTCCCAAGAACACATCAACATGCTTCGAGCCGTTCTGG ACGAAATCAAGGCTGAAGATGTTGATGTGAGCTCTAAGATGCCGTGTTTTCGATCTAAATCGAACGGACGGCCTCCAGTGACGTATCTCCACATCTACAAATGTCATAGCTTCTCG ATGGGCATTTTCTGTTTACCACCGTCTGGTGTAATCCCACTTCACAATCACCCGGAGATGACTGTGTTTAGTAAGCTCTTGTTTGGTACAATGCACATCAAATCCTATGATTGGGTCGCTGATTCTCCCC AGCCGAGTTCGGATACTCGTTTGGCGAAAGTGAAAGTGGATTCAGACTTCACGGCACCTTGTGACACTTCTATACTCTACCCTGCCGATGGAGGGAATATGCATTGCTTCACCGCGAAAACTGCTTGTGCGGTTCTTGATGTTCTTGGTCCTCCATACTCCGATCCTGCAGGACGTCACTGTACGTACTACTTCGATCATCCATTCTCAAGCTTCTCAG TCGATGGAGTTGAGGTTGGGGAAGAGGAGAAACACAAGTATGAGTGGTTGAAGGAGAGGGAAGAGGAGCCTGAGGATTTGACTGTTACGGCGATGATGTATAGTGGACCAATCATCAAAGAATGA
- the LOC117133336 gene encoding agamous-like MADS-box protein AGL81, with amino-acid sequence MRSPRPSSCSKYSSASSSSYSLAATSLSSRLLTVFKKAQELTTLCDIEACVIHYGPDGELKTWPEDRDKVRSLALRYIQLDKAKRRKKSVNLHEFLNKMEDKKTMLHKFKKRNVEELKYPISDHYSPDQINQLIQSLEIIYSTCKRGVVSLRQRNIRIFEP; translated from the coding sequence ATGCGATCACCTCGTCCTTCCTCTTGTTCCAAGTactcttctgcttcttcttcaagTTATTCACTCGCTGCAACGAGTTTGAGCAGCAGACTCTTGACGGTATTCAAGAAAGCACAAGAGCTTACTACTCTCTGTGATATCGAAGCCTGCGTCATTCATTACGGACCTGACGGCGAACTCAAGACATGGCCTGAGGACAGAGACAAAGTGAGATCCCTCGCTCTCCGCTACATCCAATTAGACAAAGCCAAGAGACGCAAGAAAAGCGTCAATCTTCACGAGTTCCTCAACAAGATGGAGGATAAGAAGACGATGCTTCATAAGTTCAAGAAGAGGAATGTTGAAGAATTAAAGTACCCAATCTCTGATCACTACTCTCCCGACCAAATCAACCAATTGATTCAGTCCTTGGAAATAATTTACTCTACTTGCAAGAGAGGCGTCGTTTCCTTGCGGCAAAGAAACATAAGAATCTTTGAACCCTAG
- the LOC103863925 gene encoding uncharacterized protein LOC103863925, translated as MSRFQNLLCFTILLATVTFFNVASAHVKIKLALPQTGDPISVGDVEPYTVKIVSTFVADLEKECAKTEKFRHFFEKVNAFSKCVCSVSMDHESHMKAKAGSLFQAISALGSDENGSKGGMVNKLQKEKTEAMETVKMLQSIGEKITGRQNNKTEINGTLKLTTKQQKEIKDGILKWVKVITQIAKQADEISMESETKKESKEENYVGPRILVQTKSSTKSDKNSDKKSGNKKNNKGESKKKKRGGKEGRQGSAKSKGGSNDDKSSKNKGKSSENAKNQQSKYGKVEKKKGGVDQSRNKTAERLRAEAADELD; from the exons ATGTCAAGATTTCAGAATTTGCTATGTTTTACGATCCTTCTTGCAACCGTAACCTTCTTCAATGTAGCTTCAGCTCACGTAAAAATTAAACTTGCTTTACCACAGACCGGAGATCCAATAAGTGTGGGTGATGTCGAGCCTTATACTGTTAAGATTGTGTCTACTTTCGTGGCTGACCTGGAAAAAGAATGCGCCAAGACAGAGAAGTTTAGGCACTTCTTCGAAAAAGTTAATGCATTTTCCAAGTGCGTATGCTCGGTCTCTATGGATCATGAGTCTCACATGAAGGCTAAGGCAGGTAGCCTTTTCCAAGCCATATCAGCTCTAGGTTCCGATGAAAATGGATCTAAAGGAGGAATG GTGAATAAGCTACAGAAGGAGAAAACAGAAGCCATGGAAACCGTCAAAATGTTGCAATCTATTGGTGAGAAGATTACCGGCAGGCAGAATAACAAAACAGAGATAAACGGAACATTAAAACTAACcacaaaacaacaaaaagaaataaaagatggGATCTTAAAATGGGTTAAAGTAATTACTCAAATCGCAAAGCAAGCAGACGAAATTAGCATGGAATCTGAAACAAAGAAAGAGAGCAAGGAAGAAAATTATGTTGGACCGAGAATATTGGTTCAAACAAAATCTTCCACAAAAAGTGATAAAAATTCTGACAAGAAGAGCGGTAATAAGAAAAACAACAAGGGagaatcaaagaagaagaagcgtgGAGGTAAAGAAGGGCGTCAGGGCTCTGCTAAATCTAAAGGAGGAAGTAATGATGATAAAAGCAGCAAAAACAAAGGAAAAAGTAGTGAAAATGCCAAGAATCAACAGTCCAAGTATGGTAAGGTAGAGAAAAAGAAAGGAGGTGTTGACCAGTCTCGTAATAAAACAGCAGAAAGGTTGAGGGCTGAGGCGGCCGATGAGTTGGATTAG